The Oreochromis niloticus isolate F11D_XX linkage group LG2, O_niloticus_UMD_NMBU, whole genome shotgun sequence genome includes a region encoding these proteins:
- the LOC102077094 gene encoding T-cell surface antigen CD2 isoform X3 has protein sequence MKAVVGLLVLLVRVSHGVETYCDGRQDGAQCFGTLEGSVDIQLMDSTSELPRYQLLKNSLKILDVKNDQVNMIGNRSIFIASNGTFRLNNLSRTDSGNYTLQTFDSDGRSSGVQTLQLFIQAPVSSVLLVSECLSQGERRVSCSSEGGDSPQYSWTLDGRTLTDAELFSVNTKTNIITLKQHVSGRLVCSVRNKVSNVSKEERISTCGFIFINCTSVNGTQISGWVYEANNTPCIETTDHTQTGTVSKENSTSSSDDPWYIRYFPMVGVVLSAAVIYLVVGVALICAQRQKQNYRPTKQKDEEGDHEVTYANLGVMKQQEKRVEQTGQVEAEVEYGQVKISKLPQHTEPTEDDCLYARVHKVR, from the exons GTGTGGAAACTTACTGTGATGGCAGACAGGATGGAGCTCAGTGTTTTGGAACTTTGGAAGGAAGTGTGGACATCCAGCTGATGGACAGCACCTCAGAATTACCTAGATACCAATTATTAAAGAATTCTTTAAAAATATTAGATGTGAAAAATGATCAGGTTAATATGATAGGAAACAGGTCTATCTTTATTGCCAGTAATGGAACATTTAGACTCAATAACCTGAGCAGGACAGACAGTGGTAATTATACCcttcaaacctttgattcagaTGGAAGATCATCAGGCGTGCAAACTTTACAGTTGTTTATTCaag cTCCTGTGTCCTCTGTCCTGCTGGTCTCTGAGTGTCTGTCCCAGGGAGAGAGGAGGGTGTCCTGCTCCTCTGAGGGAGGGGACAGTCCTCAGTACAGCTGGACTCTGGATGGACGCACACTGACAGATGCTGAGCTCTTTTCTGTAAATACTAAGACTAACATCATCACTCTGAAACAACACGTCTCAGGACGTCTGGTCTGCTCAGTCAGGAACAAAGTCAGTAATGTCTCCAAAGAGGAGAGAATATCTACCTGTG GCTTCATTTTCATTAACTGCACTTCAGTCAATGGGACACAGATATCAGGGTGGGTGTATGAAGCCAATAACACTCCTTGTATTGAAACAACAGACCATACACAAACTGGCACTGTGTCAAAAGAAAACTCCACTAGCAGCAGTGATGACCCATGGTACATAA GATATTTCCCAATGGTTGGTGTTGTTCTCTCAGCAGCTGTAATTTACTTAGTTGTGGGTGTAGCACTCATCTGTGCTCAGAGGCAAAAGCAAAACTACagaccaacaaaacaaaaag ATGAAGAAGGTGACCATGAAGTAACCTATGCTAATCTAGGGGTCATGAAACAGCAGGAGAAACGAGTGGAGCAAACAGGACAGGTGGAAGCAGAGGTGGAGTATGGCCAAGTCAAGATTTCAAAGCTCCCTCAGCACACTGAACCTACAGAAGATGATTGTTTGTACGCCAGGGTTCATAAAGTCAGGTGA
- the LOC102076834 gene encoding uncharacterized protein LOC102076834 isoform X1, with the protein MKAVAGLLLMFGVCHGVETYCDGRQDGAQCYGALGGTVDIQLMDSTSEIPRIQLLKNSLVILFVRNNKVISNTIKHRSLLFPSNGTFKINNLSRNDSGNYSFITFNSDGKASDEQTLHLFVQAPVSSALLVSECLSQGEMRVSCSSEGGDSPQYSWTLDGRTLTDAELLSVNNESNIITLRQHVSGRLVCSVRNSVSSVSKEERISTCGFILINCTSINGTQISGWVYEANNTLCNEPTTEPMTTQTAVGKRNGIVSVKPSTNIRPVNQNDISADPWYIRHLPLIGGVLSALVFFIVVGVAVICAQRKKQNNKPTKQKEDDQEVTYADVRVMKQQGKRVEQTAQAEAEVEYGQVKFSKRPRHTELRGDDCMYAKVHKVR; encoded by the exons ATGAAAGCTGTAGCTGGTCTGTTGCTGATGTTCGGAGTCTGTCATG gtgTGGAAACTTACTGTGATGGCAGACAGGATGGAGCTCAGTGTTATGGAGCTTTGGGAGGAACAGTGGACATCCAACTGATGGACAGCACCTCAGAAATACCAAGAATCCAACTGTTAAAGAATTCATTAGTAATACTATTTGTCAGAAATAATAAGGTTATTTCTAATACCATAAAACACAGATCTCTCCTTTTTCCCAGTAACGGAACATTTAAGATCAATAACCTGAGCAGGAATGACAGCGGTAATTATAGCTTTATAACATTTAATTCAGATGGAAAAGCATCAGACGAGCAGACTCTACATTTGTTTGTTCAAG cTCCTGTGTCCTCTGCCCTGCTGGTCTCTGAGTGTCTGTCCCAGGGAGAGATGAGGGTGTCCTGCTCCTCTGAGGGAGGGGACAGTCCTCAGTACAGCTGGACTCTGGATGGACGCACACTGACAGATGCTGAGCTCCTTTCTGTAAATAATGAGAGTAACatcatcactctgagacagcaCGTCTCAGGACGTCTGGTCTGCTCAGTCAGGAACAGCGTCAGTAGTGTCTCCAAAGAGGAGAGAATATCTACCTGTG GCTTCATTTTAATTAACTGCACCTCAATTAATGGGACACAGATATCAGGGTGGGTGTATGAAGCCAATAACACTCTGTGTAATGAACCCACAACTGAACCAATGACCACACAAACTGCTGTGGGTAAGAGGAATGGCATAGTGTCAGTTAAACCCTCCACTAATATTAGACCCGTCAATCAAAATGATATCAGTGCTGACCCATGGTACATTA GACATTTGCCACTGATCGGTGGTGTTCTCTCAGCACTGGTATTTTTCATAGTTGTGGGTGTAGCAGTCATCTGTGCTCAGcggaaaaagcaaaacaacaaacctacaaaacaaaaag AAGATGACCAGGAAGTAACCTACGCTGATGTCAGGGTCATGAAGCAACAGGGGAAGAGGGTGGAGCAAACAGCACAGGCGGAGGCAGAGGTGGAGTACGGCCAAGTCAAGTTTTCAAAGCGACCTCGGCACACTGAACTAAGAGGAGATGACTGTATGTACGCCAAGGTCCATAAAGTCAGGTGA
- the LOC102076834 gene encoding hepatocyte cell adhesion molecule isoform X2: MKAVAGLLLMFGVCHGVETYCDGRQDGAQCYGALGGTVDIQLMDSTSEIPRIQLLKNSLVILFVRNNKVISNTIKHRSLLFPSNGTFKINNLSRNDSGNYSFITFNSDGKASDEQTLHLFVQAPVSSALLVSECLSQGEMRVSCSSEGGDSPQYSWTLDGRTLTDAELLSVNNESNIITLRQHVSGRLVCSVRNSVSSVSKEERISTCGHLPLIGGVLSALVFFIVVGVAVICAQRKKQNNKPTKQKEDDQEVTYADVRVMKQQGKRVEQTAQAEAEVEYGQVKFSKRPRHTELRGDDCMYAKVHKVR; this comes from the exons ATGAAAGCTGTAGCTGGTCTGTTGCTGATGTTCGGAGTCTGTCATG gtgTGGAAACTTACTGTGATGGCAGACAGGATGGAGCTCAGTGTTATGGAGCTTTGGGAGGAACAGTGGACATCCAACTGATGGACAGCACCTCAGAAATACCAAGAATCCAACTGTTAAAGAATTCATTAGTAATACTATTTGTCAGAAATAATAAGGTTATTTCTAATACCATAAAACACAGATCTCTCCTTTTTCCCAGTAACGGAACATTTAAGATCAATAACCTGAGCAGGAATGACAGCGGTAATTATAGCTTTATAACATTTAATTCAGATGGAAAAGCATCAGACGAGCAGACTCTACATTTGTTTGTTCAAG cTCCTGTGTCCTCTGCCCTGCTGGTCTCTGAGTGTCTGTCCCAGGGAGAGATGAGGGTGTCCTGCTCCTCTGAGGGAGGGGACAGTCCTCAGTACAGCTGGACTCTGGATGGACGCACACTGACAGATGCTGAGCTCCTTTCTGTAAATAATGAGAGTAACatcatcactctgagacagcaCGTCTCAGGACGTCTGGTCTGCTCAGTCAGGAACAGCGTCAGTAGTGTCTCCAAAGAGGAGAGAATATCTACCTGTG GACATTTGCCACTGATCGGTGGTGTTCTCTCAGCACTGGTATTTTTCATAGTTGTGGGTGTAGCAGTCATCTGTGCTCAGcggaaaaagcaaaacaacaaacctacaaaacaaaaag AAGATGACCAGGAAGTAACCTACGCTGATGTCAGGGTCATGAAGCAACAGGGGAAGAGGGTGGAGCAAACAGCACAGGCGGAGGCAGAGGTGGAGTACGGCCAAGTCAAGTTTTCAAAGCGACCTCGGCACACTGAACTAAGAGGAGATGACTGTATGTACGCCAAGGTCCATAAAGTCAGGTGA
- the LOC102077094 gene encoding T-cell surface antigen CD2 isoform X2, which produces MKAAVGLLVLLVGVSYSVETYCDGRQDGAQCFGTLEGSVDIQLMDSTSELPRYQLLKNSLKILDVKNDQVNMIGNRSIFIASNGTFRLNNLSRTDSGNYTLQTFDSDGRSSGVQTLQLFIQAPVSSVLLVSECLSQGERRVSCSSEGGDSPQYSWTLDGRTLTDAELFSVNTKTNIITLKQHVSGRLVCSVRNKVSNVSKEERISTCGFIFINCTSVNGTQISGWVYEANNTPCIETTDHTQTGTVSKENSTSSSDDPWYIRYFPMVGVVLSAAVIYLVVGVALICAQRQKQNYRPTKQKDEEGDHEVTYANLGVMKQQEKRVEQTGQVEAEVEYGQVKISKLPQHTEPTEDDCLYARVHKVR; this is translated from the exons ATGAAAGCTGCGGTGGGactgctggtgctgctggtCGGAGTTTCTTATA GTGTGGAAACTTACTGTGATGGCAGACAGGATGGAGCTCAGTGTTTTGGAACTTTGGAAGGAAGTGTGGACATCCAGCTGATGGACAGCACCTCAGAATTACCTAGATACCAATTATTAAAGAATTCTTTAAAAATATTAGATGTGAAAAATGATCAGGTTAATATGATAGGAAACAGGTCTATCTTTATTGCCAGTAATGGAACATTTAGACTCAATAACCTGAGCAGGACAGACAGTGGTAATTATACCcttcaaacctttgattcagaTGGAAGATCATCAGGCGTGCAAACTTTACAGTTGTTTATTCaag cTCCTGTGTCCTCTGTCCTGCTGGTCTCTGAGTGTCTGTCCCAGGGAGAGAGGAGGGTGTCCTGCTCCTCTGAGGGAGGGGACAGTCCTCAGTACAGCTGGACTCTGGATGGACGCACACTGACAGATGCTGAGCTCTTTTCTGTAAATACTAAGACTAACATCATCACTCTGAAACAACACGTCTCAGGACGTCTGGTCTGCTCAGTCAGGAACAAAGTCAGTAATGTCTCCAAAGAGGAGAGAATATCTACCTGTG GCTTCATTTTCATTAACTGCACTTCAGTCAATGGGACACAGATATCAGGGTGGGTGTATGAAGCCAATAACACTCCTTGTATTGAAACAACAGACCATACACAAACTGGCACTGTGTCAAAAGAAAACTCCACTAGCAGCAGTGATGACCCATGGTACATAA GATATTTCCCAATGGTTGGTGTTGTTCTCTCAGCAGCTGTAATTTACTTAGTTGTGGGTGTAGCACTCATCTGTGCTCAGAGGCAAAAGCAAAACTACagaccaacaaaacaaaaag ATGAAGAAGGTGACCATGAAGTAACCTATGCTAATCTAGGGGTCATGAAACAGCAGGAGAAACGAGTGGAGCAAACAGGACAGGTGGAAGCAGAGGTGGAGTATGGCCAAGTCAAGATTTCAAAGCTCCCTCAGCACACTGAACCTACAGAAGATGATTGTTTGTACGCCAGGGTTCATAAAGTCAGGTGA